The Candidatus Tumulicola sp. genomic interval TCGGCGTCGTCGGCGATGACCAAGCAGCGCAACGCGTGCGCGACCTCTGCAAGACGCTGCGCATCGATACCAGCGGCATCGCGTCCGTGCGCTCCCGGCCGACCACGCAAAAGACCCGCATCGTAGCGCACAACCAGCAGGTGGTGCGCGCGGATCGAGAGCACGTCGGCGGCCTTGACGCTCGCGCCGCGAAGTCCATCCGTGCCGCGGTCGCGGCGCTTGATGGTGAGGTTGACGGCGCGATCGTCTCTGACTACGGCAAGGGGCTCATCAGCGCGCCGATCGTTCGCGCGCTGCTTGCATTCAAACACAGGGTCGTCGTAGCGGGTGACCCGAAACCGCGCAACCTCGATGCATTTGCCGGAGTGGACTGCATCGCGCCCAACACCGCCGAGGCCGAAGGAGCCGCGGGGACGCCGATCCGCACCGACGCCGACCTTGCGGCCGCCGCCCGCCAGCTCTTGCGACGCACCGGCTGCCGCTATGTGTTGATCACGCGTGGCGAGCACGGCATGACGCTGTTCGCAAAATCACAGCCGCCATTCACCGTGCCTGCCATCGCGCGGCAGGTGTACGACGTCAGCGGCGCCGGCGACACCGTCATCTCGGCGCTCACCCTTGCGCTGGTCGCGGGGGCTTCGATTCAACGAGCGGTCGAGCTCGCGTCGATCGCCGCGGGCGTGGTGGTCGAGAAGCTTGGCACCGCGACCGCGTCGCCTAAGGAGATCCTGCACTTCGCAGAGCACGAGGGCATCGCGCACGCCAAGCGGTTCGGGGGTGCGCGTGCGCGCCGCCGATAAGATCGTCGCCCGCGAAGAGCTGGCTCGCCGGCTTTCGCAGCTGCGCGCGACCCAGGGCAAAGTGGTCTTCACCAACGGCGTGTTCGATTTGCTGCACGTCGGCCACGTGCGCTACCTGGAATTCGCGCGGGCCCTGGGCGGCATGCTCGTCGTCGGCGTCAACTCCGACGCTTCCGTGCGCCAGCTCGGCAAAGCTCCGGGAAGACCTATCGTGCCGCAAGCGGAACGCGCCGAGGTCGTCGCCGCGTTGGCAAGCGTCGACTTCGTGTGCATTTTCGACGAGCTGCGCCCCGACGCGACGATCCGCGCCCTGCGCCCCGATGTTCACGTCAAGAGCGCAGAGTATGCGGGCGCGGAACTGCCTGAGGCGGGCGCGGTGCGCGACGTCGGCGGCGAGATCGTGTTCGCGCCGCACGTGGAAGGCAGCTCGACGACGTCGTTGCTGAGCCGCATCGCACGGAGATGAGCGCGCGACTGGTCGTCACCGTCAACGGTCCCGGAGAATTGATGGGCTGGGCTCGACCCTTCGTGCGCGCGGTGTACGCTCACGAGCCCGACGCGGCGCTCACCATCGTGTTCGTCCCATGCGCGTACGCCACCGGAAAAGAGGCCGCCATCACGCGCCTGTTGTTCCCGCGGGCGACGGTCGTCGAGCCCAAACGCTACGCGCGCTTCCTCATGGGGCGCGCGACCGAAGGCATGACGCGCGGTCCTGGGGCGCTGCAATATCTCGGCGGCGATCTTTTCCACGCGACCACCATCGCGAAGCGGCTCGGCGTGCGCCCGATGACGTACAAATTCTCGCATCGCCCGTACGCGCACGTCTTCGAGCGCTTCTTCGCGCTGGATGAGGCGAACGCGGCGCAGTTCCGCCGCCAGGGTGCGCCGGCAGAGGCCGTGCGCGTCGTCGGCAATTTGGTCCCCGACTCGGTGCTCGGGTCTCTCGATTTTCCGCCGCCGACGCCGGGTATCGGTGAAGGCGTGTGCTTCTTGCCCGGCAGCCGGCCATACGAGTTGCACAGCCTGCTGCCGTTCTTCTTGGGCGCTGCGGGCAAACTCGCGGCGCGCCACCCCGGCCTCGGGTTCTCCGTGGTGATATCGCCGTTCAACAGCGATGACGAATTGCGCGCCAGTCTGCGGGCGCCGGACCCGGCGCTGGGAGGCATCGGCGGTGAACTCATCGAGGAAGGCAATGCGATCCTCGCCGGCGGCATCCGCTTCGCTCTGGACCGCTCCGGCGGATACCGCGCGATGGCCGGCGCTCAGCTTGTCGTCACGATTCCTGGGACCAAATGCCTGGAAGCCGCAGTGCTGGGCCGCCCAACCTTGACGGTGCTCCCGACCAATCGCATGGACCAGGTCGCCATGAACGGCATCGCCGGCTATCTTCAATATATACCGCTGGTCGGCCGGCCGATCAAGACGTGGGTCGCGCGTAACGCGGAGCGGCGCTTTCGGTTCGTCGCACAACCGAATATCGACGCCGACCGGCTGATCATGCCCGAACTGCGGGGCATTCTCACGCCGGACGACGTCGCGGAGCGCGCCGGACAGATGCTTGCGGATCCGCAAAACCTGCGTGCCATGGGCGAGTCGCTTGCAAAGATCTATGCGCCGCACGCCGGCGCCTCGGATCGCATGGCAAGAGAAGCGCTGATCGTCGCTGCGGCGGAGCCCAAGCGCAGCGCCGCTCGGGGAGCTGCTTCGTAAGTGCCTGAAGCCACGGTGGTCATCGCGACGCGCGACCGCGCGTCGCTTTTGCGCGACTGCCTGGGCGGGCTCGCGCGGCAGAGCGCGGCCGGGCGCTTCGAGGTGATCGTGGTCGACAACGGCTCGAGCGATGAGACGCCGCGCGTGATCCACGAAGCCGGTGCGCGCGGTCTCTTCGTGGCCGATCCGAACCGCGCCAAAGCGCGCAATGCGGGAATAGCGCAAGCCGCCGGCCGCATCGTGATCTTTTGCGACGACGACACGCTGCCGCCCGCTGATTTCGTGCAGGCGCATCTGCACGCGCATGGGGACGCGCTCGACCGGGCGGTGACCGGTCCGATCGTCAACGTGCCCGACGCGCAACATCTGCCGCCTGCCGACTCGCGCCACTACTCGCGCCAATTCTTTTGCACGTGCAACGCGAGCGCGCCGAAGGCCGCGCTTGAAGCCGTCGGCGGATTCGACGAACGCTATGACCTCTACGGCTGGGAGGACACCGATCTGGGCGTCCGCCTGCGGGCGAACGGCATGTGCCACGTGTTCGCATGGGACGCGTACATCTATCACCTCAAGCCCGACTCGATGACGACGCTGGAGCGGCGCATCGCCCTTACGCGCGAAAAGGCTGCGATGGCGGCGCGCTTTGTGCGGAAGAACCCGAGTTGGCGCGTGAAGCTCGCAACCGGCGCCTATGCCGCCAACTTCGTGCGCGCGTCGATCGTCAACGCGCGGCCGCTGCGCCGCATGTACGAGCGGCTGTCCGAAGGGTCTCCAACGCTGCTCCGCCGGCTCGCGCGCGAGGCGCTCATCGATGCGCACTACGTCGACGCATTGCGCACGGCGCTACGCCGCCCCGATGCTTAGCAAAACGAGGTTCTTACTGGTGCGCTTAGATGGTCTGGGTGACGCATTGGCGTGCGTGCCCGGCCTCGCCGGTCTGTCGCGCGCTTTCCCGGAAGCTCAATTCGGGGCCGTGTGCTCGAAGGCCAACTCGCGGCTTTTCTCAACCCGCGTCCGGACTCATCTGTACGCCGCCGGCGCATTGGATGAGCTCGGGGATGAGTTGGCAAGCGCGGGCTACACCCATGCCATCGTGGCCACCGAAGAGGTCGCCGGCTACCGGCTCGCTCGGCTCAGCGGTGCGAAGAGACGCACGGGCTTTTGGCATCGATTCGAAAAAACGTTCAAATCGCTATGGCAGTATTCGCAACTGACCGACCCCGTGTACCGGCCGGCGGCGTGGACCGCGCGCCCCGAACACGAAGTCGAAGCGCTGTACCGGCTTGCCGGCATCTTCGGCGCAGCGCCGCCTCCGCCCGCAGACGCTCGCGAGCTGCGCCCTTGGCTTTTCGTCGAGGGCGGCGGCGCCGTCGAGGCGAGGCAGGGCGAAGCACCGCTCGGCATTCAAGTGACGCCAAAGCTCGCGAGCGGAGGCTGGGGTCCGGGTGCGCTCGGACATTTCATCGTCGCAGCGCTGGAAGCGTCAACACTGCGACGTTGCCTGCTATTGGCGCCCGCAGCTGACGAGGGCTTCGCGCGGTCGATTCTGGAACAATTACCGCGCGCGCTTCGCGAGCGCGATCAGGTCGCGCTCGCACCGCCCGCCGACTTGCCGCACTGGCTCGGCGCGATCGAATCGCTCGCCGCGCTGATCACACCTGACACCGGCGCCGCACACGCCGCCGGCATGCTTGGAGTCCCTGTCATCGATTTGTTCGACGAAGCCCGCTTTGCGCAACTCTCTCGCCAATGGCGTCCGTGGGCCGCTCCGCATCGCTGCGTGATCAAACCGGCATGGCAAACCGGACTGGCGGCGTCGTTCGGGTCGCAGATCGGAGCGAGCGTCGCGGAAGTCGTACGCGCATGAGCACGCGCGTGCTGGCCGTCTGCACGGGTGGCGGCATCGGCGATCTGCTCGCCGCAACGCCCGCGATGAGCGCGCTGGCGCGCCACTTCGATGCGCCGGTGACCGCGCTCGTGTCGCCATACGCGAAGCCGATGCTGGAGGACCACCCGGCGATCGCGAGCGTGATGGTCGACGATGGCCGCAGGCCGTTTGCGGAGCTGTTGATGGAAGTGAAAGCCGGCGGCTTCACGCATGCCGTCGTGTTTTGGTCGAACCCGCGCGTGGCTTCGCTGGTATGGCGCGCCGGCATTCCCGTGCGCGCCGGCCAGTCCCGCCGTTTGTATTCATTCCTTTATACCGTGCGCGTACCCGTGCGCACGGAGAGCGGGGACGTGAGCAGCCATTGGACCGACGTCCAGATGGATTATGCGCGCGCTCTCGGCGCGCAGCCGCGACCCGACGACTTCAAGATCGATATCGCCATCCGTCCGCGCGATGACGCGGAGGCTCAAGCGGTCCTCCAGACTGCCGGCGTGCACGAGCCGTTCGTCGTTTGGCACGCTGCGCGCGGCCTCTCGCCTGCTGCGCCTGCGTGGCCCGCCGAAGCCTTTGCGGCTGTCGGCGACGCGCTCGGCAAGGCATTTGACGCTCGCGTGGTGCTGACCGGGAGCGCGGACGACGCGGCGTCGCTTGAACTGATAGCGTCCGCGATGTCGGTTCCAAACATCAGTCTCGCCGGCAAAACAAGCTTGCGCGGTTTGGCTGCGCTGCTCGCGCGCGCGACGGTGGTGGTCGCGCTCGACTCCGGTCCGATGCACATCGCGGCGGCGGTCGGCGCTCCGACGGTCGGCATCTTCGCATTGCGCACCGATTTGCCCAAGCGCTGGCGACCGTTGGGACCGCGCGTGGCGGTCATCGAACCGAGTTATCCGTGTCCATCCTGGTGCCGCAAAGAGACATGCCGGACATTCGCGTGTTACCGCGCGCTGTCGAGCGCGGCAATCGTCGCGGCCGCGCAGCAGATCTGCGCCGCCCCTCCCAGGGCGCGCGCGGCGGCCGGCTCCTAGTGCCCGCGCTCACCCCCGCGTCATCTGCGCGCAGGCCGATCATATCCGTGCAGATGAACACGTATAACCGGCGCGAGCTCTTGGGTTCGGTGTTGGAAGCGCTGTTCGCGCAGGATTTGGATCCCGCCGATTACGAGATCATTCTCGTCGACGACGGCTCGACCGACGGCACCTACGAGGACGTCATCGCGCGCGTACGGCCGACCTGCGCCTTCACGTGCATCCGGCGGAAGAACGCCGGATTGGCGAGCGGCCGCAACGCCGGCATCGCGCGGGCACGTGGGAAATATCTCATGATCATGGACGACGACGTGCTCGCGACGCCGGGGCTGCTCGCGGCGCACATCCGCTGTCACGAGCGACACCCAAGGGCCATCTGCCAAGGCGGCGTCATCAACGTCGCTTCGTTCGGCGAGCATCGCCCCGCCCGCTGGACGTGGCGCAACTTCTCGGCCAGCTATTTTTGGACCACCAATGTGTCTTTGCCGCTCGACCTGGCGCGCGAAGCCGGCGGGTTCGACGAGCGCTTTCACGAGTACGGCTGGGAAGATCTCGAACTGGGCTTCCGGCTGCGCATGATGGGCGTGCCATCCATCTTCACCAAGGACGCGCTCGTGTACCATCACAAACCCGCGTTGCGACCGGACCAGTTCGCCGGGATGATCCGCCAGGCTCGAGCGCAGGCGCGCACCGCCACGCAGTTCTTGAACAAGCACCCGCACTGGCGCGTGGCGCTGGCGACCGGGATCGTCGGCCCCGCGCTATACTTGAGCGCCGCATTCCGCGCACTCAAGTATCCGCAGTTCCTCGCCGCGCTGGCCGGGAGGCCCGAGGACATCTCGCGCGTGCCGATGGTCGTGCGTCGCTGGGCGGCGCAGCGCTTGGCTCGCGCTGAATTCTACGACGAACTCGACCAAATCGCTGCACGGAAGGCGCGCTGCGCCTAATTATCGGCGCATCCTCCTCATCCGCACCGATCGCATCGGTGATCTTATCCTGTCGACGCCGGCCATCGCCTCGTTTCGGCGCTCGTGGCCCAACGCGCGGATCGAAGCGCTCGTCACCGATTACACCGAGCCGGTTCTCCGTCACAACCCCGATCTCGATGCCTTCCACGTCCTTCCGCGGCGCGATCTCGATGCCGCTACACGCGATCTCGTGGGCAAACTCGGCGCGTCAGCCGACATCGCCGTAGCGCTTGCGCCGCGCACGCAGGACTACCGGCTCGCGGCGTGGAGCCGAGCGCCCAGGCGATTGGGCTACGTGTACCGGCGGCGCTACCTCTCTCGTCTCGCGGCGCAGTTCTTGCTGACGGAACACTGCATCTCCGAAGCAGATCCCAGGCTCGCCGATCGTCATCCGGAGCGGCCCGTGGAGCACGAGGTCCATCAGGTCCTCGCCCTCGTGTCGCTTGCCGGCGGCTCGCAGTGCACGGATGAATTGCTGCTGCGGGTGAGCGACGACGATGTGGCCTTTGCGAAGGAGCGCGTGCCCGATCGAGCCGTGTGCATCAATCTGGCGCCCCGCTGGTTCGCCTCCGATTTCGGCGCCGGCGCGCTGCGTTCGCTCATCGAGCGGCTCGCTTCAGAGCAAAGGGACGTGCTGGTCACCTACGGAACTGACGTCGCGGATGCGGCGGCGCAGCTTCGCGGCGCCGTTTTGTCACCCAATGTCACGTGGCTCGGCGAGTCGCCGTTGTTGGAATGGGCGGCGGCGCTTGCTCGCTGCAGCGTCGTAGTGACGGTCGATTGCGGCGCTACGCACGTCGCCGCTGCGATGCGCGTCCCCGTGGTGGTGGTCTACGAGCACCAATACTATCGATTGAGTTCGCAGGAGTGGAGTCCGTGGCGAGTGCCGAGCGCGATCCTGCGCAAACCACCGCCCGGCGGCGCGGTGACGACCCTGCTCGACGACGTCGTGAGCGCGACCCGCGCGCTGGCCGCGCGCTAGGAACCGTTTGCTAGGTCTTGATGGACATATCAGTCGTCATCCCGACGTACAATCGCCTCGACACTCTGCGCGTCGTCCTGCCGAGCCTGCTCAACCAGACGCTGGCGCACGATCGCTACGAGCTGGTGCTCGCCGATTCGCGCAGCGTCGACGGCACCGCCGATTACGTGGAGGAGTTGATGCGCGGCGCAGGAGCCGGTCGCATTCGCTACCTTCCGGGTGACTATAGCGGACGGGCGGCCGCCCGCAACGCCGGCGTCGCCGCGGCGCGCGCGCCGATCGTGTTCTTCACGGATGCCGACATCATCGCGTCGCCCAGCTTGCTCGAAATGCACGTCGACGATCATCATCTTGCCGGAACGCAGCGCGTCGCGATCATCGGCTGCGAGTATCTTGTCCGGACGCTTGAGGACTACCGCCGTCAGCGCGACGAGCCCGCCGCGCGCCGGCCGCTCCACCCCAAGAAACGCCGGCGCCTGTCGTGGCTTTATTTCCTCACCGGCAACGCCTCGGCGCGACGCGATGATCTTCTCGCGGTCGGGAGCTTCGATGAGGCGTTCACGGGCTACGGACATGAGGATCTCGAGCTTGGTTACCGCCTGCAGAAAAGCGGCGTCCAGGTGCTGTACGACGCGCGCGCGGCCAATTACCATTGGCATCCCGTCGGATACGAGGAGCAAAAAGGGCGCATGGAGCTGGCCGGCGTTTCGGCCGTGCGCTTTCTTCGCAAGCATCGCGACATCGCGGTGATGGCCAACCTCGGCATGACCCCGGTGTCGCTGGCGCTGCATTCCGTGCTGCACGCCGCCGGACCGGTGCGCCGCGCGATCGAACGCGCGGGGGGTTCGCAAGAGGTGCCTCGCAAGAACACATGGCCGTACATCGCGCGCCAGATCGTGTTTCAGTATCACTATTTGAACGGCGTCAAGCGCGCGCTGCGCGACTCCGACGGAGCACGGCAATCGTGACGGCATTTTCTCGCAAGACCTGCGGCGAGCTGACCTCGAAGGACGAGGGCGCCGGCGTCGAGCTGCGGGGCTGGGTCTCCAGCTCGCGCGATCACGGAGGGCTGATCTTCGTCGATCTGCGCGACCGCTTCGGCGTGACGCAGTGCGTGTTCGATCCGCGCGTGGATCGCGCATCGGCCGACGTGGCGTCGTCGCTGCGTTCCGAGGACGTCGTGGCGGTGCGCGGCACGGTCCGGCGCCGGCCGCCCGGCACGGAGAACGCGAAGCTGACCACCGGCGAGATCGAGATCGGCGCGAGCGCCATCGAGGTGCTCAACCGCTCCCTCACCCCTCCTTTTCCGGTGCACGGCGAGGAGGATATCGATGAGAATCTGCGGCTGAAATACCGCTACATCGACCTGCGCCGGCCGGCCATGCAGCGCAACATCGCGCTGCGCCACCGCGCGCTCAAGGCATGCCGCGACTATCTGGACGGTTTGGGCTTCCTTGAGATCGAAACGCCGATGCTGATCAAGCGCACGCCGGAAGGCGCGCGCGACTTCCTCGTGCCGAGCCGCTTGCACCCCGGGCAATTCTATGCGCTGCCTCAATCGCCGCAGCTCTTCAAACAGCTGCTGATGGTGGCAGGCTTCCAGCGCTATTTCCAGATGGCGCGCTGCTTCCGAGACGAGGACACGCGCGCGGATCGCCAACCGGAGTTCTCGCAGATCGACGTCGAGATGACGTTTCCCACCCAAGAAGACGTCATCGCGGTGATGGAAGGCTCGATGCGAGCGATGTTCGAGGTCGGGTTAGGCGTGCGCCTCGCGCCCCCGTTCCGCCGCCTCACATTCGGAGAAGCGATGTCGAAGTACGGGACCGACAAGCCGGACCTGCGCTTCGACATGCCGCTGCACGACCTCAGCCCGGCATTCGAGGGCACCGAGTTCAAGGTGTTCGCAGCGGCGCTCGCGGCAGGCAAGAAGATCATCGGTTTGGTGGATCCCGGCGGCGCAGCGCGCTCGCGCCGAGAGTTCGACGCGCTCTCGCAGAACGCGCTCGAGTTCGGAGCCAAGGGACTGGCGTGGTTGACCCTCGGCGCGGATGGCATCAAATCGTCGCTGCCCAAAGCGGCGCTCGACGACCGGATGCTGGGCAGCGTGCGCGCGCTCGGAAAAGTCGAAGACGGCGATGCCGTGTTCATGGTAGCGGACGAGCTCGAGGCCGCACGCGCCGTCGCCGGAAAGTTGCGCCTGCACCTCGGCTCGGCAAAAGGTCTGCGCGACC includes:
- a CDS encoding glycosyltransferase, producing the protein MDISVVIPTYNRLDTLRVVLPSLLNQTLAHDRYELVLADSRSVDGTADYVEELMRGAGAGRIRYLPGDYSGRAAARNAGVAAARAPIVFFTDADIIASPSLLEMHVDDHHLAGTQRVAIIGCEYLVRTLEDYRRQRDEPAARRPLHPKKRRRLSWLYFLTGNASARRDDLLAVGSFDEAFTGYGHEDLELGYRLQKSGVQVLYDARAANYHWHPVGYEEQKGRMELAGVSAVRFLRKHRDIAVMANLGMTPVSLALHSVLHAAGPVRRAIERAGGSQEVPRKNTWPYIARQIVFQYHYLNGVKRALRDSDGARQS
- a CDS encoding glycosyltransferase family 9 protein, coding for MRLDGLGDALACVPGLAGLSRAFPEAQFGAVCSKANSRLFSTRVRTHLYAAGALDELGDELASAGYTHAIVATEEVAGYRLARLSGAKRRTGFWHRFEKTFKSLWQYSQLTDPVYRPAAWTARPEHEVEALYRLAGIFGAAPPPPADARELRPWLFVEGGGAVEARQGEAPLGIQVTPKLASGGWGPGALGHFIVAALEASTLRRCLLLAPAADEGFARSILEQLPRALRERDQVALAPPADLPHWLGAIESLAALITPDTGAAHAAGMLGVPVIDLFDEARFAQLSRQWRPWAAPHRCVIKPAWQTGLAASFGSQIGASVAEVVRA
- a CDS encoding glycosyltransferase family 9 protein: MSTRVLAVCTGGGIGDLLAATPAMSALARHFDAPVTALVSPYAKPMLEDHPAIASVMVDDGRRPFAELLMEVKAGGFTHAVVFWSNPRVASLVWRAGIPVRAGQSRRLYSFLYTVRVPVRTESGDVSSHWTDVQMDYARALGAQPRPDDFKIDIAIRPRDDAEAQAVLQTAGVHEPFVVWHAARGLSPAAPAWPAEAFAAVGDALGKAFDARVVLTGSADDAASLELIASAMSVPNISLAGKTSLRGLAALLARATVVVALDSGPMHIAAAVGAPTVGIFALRTDLPKRWRPLGPRVAVIEPSYPCPSWCRKETCRTFACYRALSSAAIVAAAQQICAAPPRARAAAGS
- the aspS gene encoding aspartate--tRNA ligase, encoding MTAFSRKTCGELTSKDEGAGVELRGWVSSSRDHGGLIFVDLRDRFGVTQCVFDPRVDRASADVASSLRSEDVVAVRGTVRRRPPGTENAKLTTGEIEIGASAIEVLNRSLTPPFPVHGEEDIDENLRLKYRYIDLRRPAMQRNIALRHRALKACRDYLDGLGFLEIETPMLIKRTPEGARDFLVPSRLHPGQFYALPQSPQLFKQLLMVAGFQRYFQMARCFRDEDTRADRQPEFSQIDVEMTFPTQEDVIAVMEGSMRAMFEVGLGVRLAPPFRRLTFGEAMSKYGTDKPDLRFDMPLHDLSPAFEGTEFKVFAAALAAGKKIIGLVDPGGAARSRREFDALSQNALEFGAKGLAWLTLGADGIKSSLPKAALDDRMLGSVRALGKVEDGDAVFMVADELEAARAVAGKLRLHLGSAKGLRDPKRFEFCWVLDFPLFEKDPQTGAIGPMHHPFTAPAPGQESLDGDPLCLRAQHYDLVLNGSELGSGSIRIHNPEVQRKVFALLGYSEEEVQARFGFLLEAFAYGAPPHGGMALGIDRIIAMMVGADSIREVIAFPKNQRFQDVMIDAPSAVDAQQLRELRIKVDLPPGKSN
- a CDS encoding glycosyltransferase, which translates into the protein MPEATVVIATRDRASLLRDCLGGLARQSAAGRFEVIVVDNGSSDETPRVIHEAGARGLFVADPNRAKARNAGIAQAAGRIVIFCDDDTLPPADFVQAHLHAHGDALDRAVTGPIVNVPDAQHLPPADSRHYSRQFFCTCNASAPKAALEAVGGFDERYDLYGWEDTDLGVRLRANGMCHVFAWDAYIYHLKPDSMTTLERRIALTREKAAMAARFVRKNPSWRVKLATGAYAANFVRASIVNARPLRRMYERLSEGSPTLLRRLAREALIDAHYVDALRTALRRPDA
- a CDS encoding glycosyltransferase, translating into MPDIRVLPRAVERGNRRGRAADLRRPSQGARGGRLLVPALTPASSARRPIISVQMNTYNRRELLGSVLEALFAQDLDPADYEIILVDDGSTDGTYEDVIARVRPTCAFTCIRRKNAGLASGRNAGIARARGKYLMIMDDDVLATPGLLAAHIRCHERHPRAICQGGVINVASFGEHRPARWTWRNFSASYFWTTNVSLPLDLAREAGGFDERFHEYGWEDLELGFRLRMMGVPSIFTKDALVYHHKPALRPDQFAGMIRQARAQARTATQFLNKHPHWRVALATGIVGPALYLSAAFRALKYPQFLAALAGRPEDISRVPMVVRRWAAQRLARAEFYDELDQIAARKARCA
- the rfaE1 gene encoding D-glycero-beta-D-manno-heptose-7-phosphate kinase, with translation MKDNAWLALTLRAMRGKRIVVVGDIMLDEWLWGRVSRISPEAPVPVVEVQDQSYTLGGAGNVANNLAALGARVRLIGVVGDDQAAQRVRDLCKTLRIDTSGIASVRSRPTTQKTRIVAHNQQVVRADREHVGGLDARAAKSIRAAVAALDGEVDGAIVSDYGKGLISAPIVRALLAFKHRVVVAGDPKPRNLDAFAGVDCIAPNTAEAEGAAGTPIRTDADLAAAARQLLRRTGCRYVLITRGEHGMTLFAKSQPPFTVPAIARQVYDVSGAGDTVISALTLALVAGASIQRAVELASIAAGVVVEKLGTATASPKEILHFAEHEGIAHAKRFGGARARRR
- a CDS encoding glycosyltransferase family 9 protein, with translation MGKLGASADIAVALAPRTQDYRLAAWSRAPRRLGYVYRRRYLSRLAAQFLLTEHCISEADPRLADRHPERPVEHEVHQVLALVSLAGGSQCTDELLLRVSDDDVAFAKERVPDRAVCINLAPRWFASDFGAGALRSLIERLASEQRDVLVTYGTDVADAAAQLRGAVLSPNVTWLGESPLLEWAAALARCSVVVTVDCGATHVAAAMRVPVVVVYEHQYYRLSSQEWSPWRVPSAILRKPPPGGAVTTLLDDVVSATRALAAR
- a CDS encoding adenylyltransferase/cytidyltransferase family protein translates to MRAADKIVAREELARRLSQLRATQGKVVFTNGVFDLLHVGHVRYLEFARALGGMLVVGVNSDASVRQLGKAPGRPIVPQAERAEVVAALASVDFVCIFDELRPDATIRALRPDVHVKSAEYAGAELPEAGAVRDVGGEIVFAPHVEGSSTTSLLSRIARR